In the genome of Shewanella glacialimarina, one region contains:
- a CDS encoding DEAD/DEAH box helicase: protein MTQTVTFTDFGLSAPLLARLAELNYTSPTPVQAATIPALLQGQDILAGANTGSGKTAAFALPIIQHLSLSTKKNTSKNNNVSCLVLVPTRELAKQVADSFQSYASHLNGLIKTVAIYGGVSVNTQMLALRGGADVVVATPGRLLDLLSSNALKLNTVSHLVLDEADRMLSLGFTEELNQVLELMPKKKQTLLFSATFPEEVQALASSLLTKPLEIHLQSAEASTLVQRVFTVNRESKTALLAHLINENQWRQALIFVNAKNTCNHLAQKLAKRGINAEVFHGDKAQGARNRVLEAFKLSEIDVLIATDIAARGIDIEKLPVVINFDLPRSPADYMHRIGRSGRAGEVGLAISLLCHDDYHHFSVIEKKNQIRLEREQIAGFEADEEMPLSAQIVKPMAKPAGTGKKKRKKLPPENVNVWSKNEIK, encoded by the coding sequence ATGACCCAAACTGTTACTTTTACTGATTTTGGCTTGTCGGCGCCTTTGCTAGCTCGACTTGCTGAGCTAAATTATACCTCCCCAACACCTGTGCAAGCGGCGACAATTCCGGCGTTATTGCAAGGTCAGGATATTCTTGCGGGGGCCAATACCGGTTCAGGTAAAACAGCTGCGTTTGCATTACCTATCATTCAACATTTAAGCCTTAGCACCAAGAAAAATACCTCAAAAAATAATAATGTCAGTTGCTTAGTATTGGTGCCAACGCGTGAGCTCGCTAAACAGGTGGCCGATAGCTTTCAGTCTTACGCAAGTCATTTAAATGGCTTGATTAAAACCGTTGCCATTTATGGTGGTGTGTCAGTCAATACCCAAATGTTAGCTCTACGTGGCGGCGCCGATGTAGTGGTTGCTACGCCGGGGCGATTATTAGATTTACTCTCTTCAAATGCACTTAAGTTAAATACCGTTTCTCATTTAGTGCTTGATGAAGCTGATCGCATGTTAAGTCTTGGTTTTACCGAAGAGTTAAATCAAGTACTTGAGTTAATGCCAAAGAAAAAGCAAACCTTGCTGTTTTCTGCGACTTTTCCTGAAGAGGTCCAAGCGCTAGCTTCATCATTATTAACTAAGCCACTTGAGATACATTTACAAAGTGCTGAAGCAAGTACTTTGGTGCAACGCGTTTTTACTGTTAATCGTGAATCTAAAACGGCATTATTAGCGCACTTGATTAATGAAAATCAATGGCGTCAGGCACTTATATTCGTTAATGCAAAAAATACCTGTAATCATTTAGCCCAAAAACTGGCTAAAAGAGGCATTAATGCTGAAGTGTTTCACGGCGATAAAGCACAAGGTGCAAGAAATCGTGTATTAGAAGCTTTCAAATTGTCTGAAATTGATGTATTAATTGCCACCGACATTGCTGCTCGCGGTATTGATATTGAAAAACTACCCGTGGTAATTAATTTTGACTTACCCCGTAGTCCTGCTGATTATATGCACCGTATTGGCCGAAGCGGCCGAGCTGGTGAAGTGGGTTTAGCCATTAGTTTGCTTTGTCATGATGATTATCATCATTTCTCAGTGATAGAGAAAAAGAATCAAATTCGCCTTGAACGTGAGCAAATAGCTGGCTTTGAGGCAGATGAAGAAATGCCATTAAGCGCGCAAATCGTTAAACCAATGGCTAAGCCTGCAGGAACGGGAAAAAAGAAGCGTAAAAAACTTCCTCCTGAAAATGTAAATGTTTGGTCTAAAAACGAAATTAAGTAG
- a CDS encoding methylated-DNA--[protein]-cysteine S-methyltransferase, with protein sequence MVNQYQPPVLTVNLTSPVGVLSVKASSEGLTHLTVVDISRQSAAVEIFDDVIELECNREQSDDLSRQQKHLAQQHINKVHKQLTEYFAGKRKVFDLSLAPKGTVFQHQVWQALSAMQFGEICSYSDIANGINRPKAVRAVGAANGANPIAIIVPCHRVIGKSGKLTGYAYGLEMKQFLLGLEAKY encoded by the coding sequence ATGGTTAATCAATATCAGCCGCCAGTATTAACAGTCAATTTAACCAGCCCTGTGGGGGTGTTGTCAGTAAAAGCGTCAAGCGAAGGACTGACTCATTTGACGGTTGTTGATATTAGCCGTCAATCGGCTGCTGTTGAAATATTTGACGATGTTATTGAACTTGAATGTAATCGCGAGCAATCAGATGACCTAAGTCGACAACAAAAGCATCTTGCTCAGCAACACATAAATAAGGTCCATAAGCAGTTAACTGAATATTTTGCCGGTAAGCGTAAGGTGTTTGATCTATCTCTCGCGCCCAAAGGTACTGTGTTTCAGCATCAAGTTTGGCAAGCATTATCAGCCATGCAATTTGGCGAGATATGCAGTTACAGCGACATTGCTAACGGTATAAATCGCCCTAAAGCGGTAAGGGCAGTTGGTGCTGCAAATGGGGCCAACCCGATTGCGATAATAGTGCCATGCCACAGAGTTATTGGTAAAAGTGGTAAGTTAACCGGTTATGCCTATGGCTTAGAGATGAAGCAATTCTTGTTAGGGTTAGAGGCTAAATATTAA
- a CDS encoding acyl carrier protein phosphodiesterase, which produces MNFLAHLHLADISNTHLSANLAGDFAKGSIIDHPKHLQQGIWLHRQIDIVTDSHEIIKDLLSQFPSSSRRVAPILIDLAFDHYLAYYWEEYHQQSLLDFTQKAYQCMQTTQELPPKLQTIIPSIIQQDWLSSYQSKQGLNQAITGVSKRLSKPELFNSAIKDVDKLYIEIEIAFRTFYPQLMAYSRIYSRKTPAEYLV; this is translated from the coding sequence ATGAACTTTCTAGCACATTTACACCTCGCAGATATTAGCAATACACACCTTTCTGCTAATCTTGCCGGTGATTTTGCTAAAGGCAGCATAATCGACCACCCTAAACACTTGCAGCAAGGGATCTGGTTACACAGACAAATTGATATTGTGACTGACTCCCATGAAATTATTAAAGATTTACTCAGTCAATTTCCAAGTAGCTCTCGCAGAGTTGCGCCCATTTTAATCGATTTAGCTTTTGATCATTATCTCGCTTATTACTGGGAAGAATATCATCAACAATCATTACTAGATTTCACTCAAAAAGCTTACCAATGCATGCAGACAACTCAAGAATTACCCCCGAAACTGCAAACGATTATTCCAAGTATTATTCAACAAGACTGGTTAAGCAGTTATCAATCGAAACAAGGTTTGAATCAGGCTATCACTGGCGTCAGCAAGCGTCTGTCTAAACCAGAGCTATTTAATAGTGCCATAAAAGATGTTGATAAACTTTATATCGAAATTGAAATTGCATTTCGCACCTTTTACCCTCAACTAATGGCCTACAGCCGTATTTACAGCCGTAAAACGCCTGCTGAATATTTAGTTTAA
- the sstT gene encoding serine/threonine transporter SstT produces the protein MNQNTSLFARIANGSLVLQIIGGIICGVIIASVSSEAAGQVAFLGDLFVGALKAIAPILVFVLVASSIANQKKDSHTNMRPIIVLYLIGTLAAAITAVMFSFMFPTTLLLATGIEGSNPPQGIGEVLNTLMFKVVDNPVNALMTGNYIGILAWGIGLGVAMHHASDSSKRMLADLSDGVSTIVRFVIRLAPIGIFGLVAATFATTGFAALAGYGQLLLVLVGAMLFIALVINPLIVYIKIKRNPYPLVLKCLRSSGVTAFFTRSSAANIPVNMALCEELKLHKDTYSVSIPLGATVNMGGAAITITVLTLAAVNTLGIQIDITTAILLSVVAAVSACGASGVAGGSLLLIPLACSLFGISNDVAMQVVAVGFIIGVIQDSAETALNSSTDVVFTAAACEAAENAANKTHSV, from the coding sequence ATGAATCAAAACACATCACTGTTTGCACGTATCGCTAATGGTAGCTTAGTACTACAAATTATTGGCGGGATTATTTGTGGGGTTATCATCGCCTCTGTGTCAAGCGAAGCCGCTGGTCAGGTTGCTTTTTTAGGCGATCTATTTGTCGGAGCATTAAAGGCCATTGCGCCTATTTTAGTGTTTGTTTTAGTGGCGTCATCTATCGCTAATCAAAAGAAAGATAGCCACACTAATATGCGTCCTATTATTGTGCTGTATTTGATTGGTACTTTAGCCGCAGCGATTACAGCGGTTATGTTCAGTTTTATGTTTCCAACCACACTACTATTAGCCACAGGTATTGAAGGTTCTAATCCACCACAGGGTATTGGTGAAGTATTAAATACCTTGATGTTTAAAGTGGTTGATAATCCAGTTAATGCATTAATGACGGGCAATTATATTGGCATATTAGCTTGGGGTATCGGCTTAGGTGTCGCAATGCACCATGCAAGTGATTCAAGTAAACGTATGTTAGCTGACTTAAGTGATGGCGTATCGACTATTGTACGTTTTGTTATTCGCCTAGCACCTATTGGTATTTTCGGTTTAGTTGCGGCAACTTTTGCTACGACTGGCTTTGCCGCATTAGCCGGATATGGACAGTTATTGCTAGTATTAGTTGGGGCTATGTTATTTATTGCATTGGTGATAAACCCACTGATTGTATACATTAAAATTAAACGTAACCCGTATCCACTGGTGTTAAAATGCTTACGTTCAAGTGGTGTGACCGCATTTTTCACCCGTTCAAGTGCCGCTAATATTCCGGTTAATATGGCGTTGTGTGAAGAGTTGAAACTGCATAAAGATACTTATTCTGTGTCTATTCCACTGGGTGCGACAGTGAACATGGGTGGTGCTGCTATTACCATTACAGTACTGACTTTAGCGGCAGTGAATACGTTAGGCATTCAAATTGATATTACGACGGCGATTTTATTAAGCGTTGTTGCTGCCGTGTCTGCTTGTGGTGCATCAGGTGTTGCTGGTGGCTCGTTATTGCTAATACCCTTGGCATGTAGCCTATTTGGTATTTCAAATGATGTGGCGATGCAAGTTGTTGCGGTTGGTTTTATCATTGGCGTTATCCAGGACTCAGCGGAAACGGCATTGAATAGCTCAACTGACGTGGTATTTACCGCTGCGGCTTGTGAAGCGGCAGAGAATGCAGCAAACAAAACTCATTCAGTCTAA
- a CDS encoding GIY-YIG nuclease family protein, with translation MLTNKPSGTLYIGVTSSLIKRIYEHKNNVCDGFSKKYNTKKLVYFEIHDDIYQAITREKQLKKWHRDWKIKLIEKNNPYWVDLYDDLL, from the coding sequence ATACTCACTAATAAACCTAGCGGCACTCTTTATATAGGGGTAACGTCTTCACTTATAAAGCGTATATATGAACACAAAAATAACGTGTGTGATGGGTTTAGTAAAAAATATAACACCAAGAAATTAGTTTATTTTGAAATTCATGATGATATTTATCAAGCCATCACTCGTGAGAAACAACTTAAAAAATGGCATCGAGATTGGAAAATCAAACTGATAGAGAAAAATAACCCTTACTGGGTTGATCTTTATGATGATCTACTTTAA
- a CDS encoding pseudouridine synthase: MHIFTYQPPSIPWLDIRYVDRDIIVINKPSGLLSNPGRAPETHDCAINRVIERYSDAILVHRLDCDTSGILIFARNKKAESHLKTQFQNRQAKKVYIAEVSGHIDNQAGKIDFALGPIIDNPPFQHVTDQGKAAITDYKIIELRPYSTLVELSPHTGRTHQLRVHMLALGHPILGDTFYADKAGIDASPRLKLHAQSLTITHPYKQTLLEFVSSAHF; the protein is encoded by the coding sequence ATGCACATATTTACTTATCAGCCACCCAGTATTCCCTGGCTAGATATTCGATACGTAGACAGAGACATTATTGTTATCAATAAGCCGTCAGGATTATTATCGAATCCAGGACGAGCGCCTGAAACCCATGACTGTGCAATTAATCGGGTGATAGAGCGATACTCGGATGCCATTTTGGTTCACCGCCTTGACTGTGACACTTCAGGCATTTTAATTTTTGCCCGTAATAAAAAGGCGGAATCACACCTAAAGACCCAATTTCAAAATCGCCAAGCTAAAAAAGTCTACATTGCTGAAGTAAGCGGACATATCGACAATCAAGCTGGCAAAATTGATTTTGCCTTAGGCCCAATAATCGATAACCCGCCTTTTCAACATGTTACCGACCAAGGCAAAGCCGCTATAACCGATTATAAAATAATTGAACTACGTCCCTATTCCACTTTAGTTGAGCTTAGTCCGCATACCGGTAGAACCCACCAGCTTAGGGTGCATATGTTGGCATTAGGTCACCCTATTCTTGGCGACACATTCTATGCTGATAAAGCGGGTATTGATGCTAGCCCACGATTAAAATTGCATGCACAGTCGCTAACGATTACTCATCCTTACAAGCAAACCCTATTAGAGTTTGTTAGTTCAGCACATTTCTAG
- a CDS encoding chemotaxis protein has translation MASKVSKASQSQGLLLFHLNQSQLFALGTLKVRELVPFTALTKIPNSHPSIMGAAAVRGGTIPIIDMAAGIGFRPIDESELKNCFIIITDCQRMVIGFVVRAIDKIIECNWRDIEPPATNLGKNAFLTGVTHFEGRLVQLLDVELLLSKIFPHDPSVNRAILTDVQREKLKPLRILIVDDSKVARKQLSDALDSINIGYQVTSNGQEALTMMVEAAKERNPVQLLVSDIEMPGLDGYELSFEVKNNPEIAKAYIILHTSLSSEISLSQAKQVGANEALTKFDAKELIEAMLRGAKHISDAANLVKSPS, from the coding sequence ATGGCATCAAAGGTTAGTAAAGCCAGTCAATCCCAAGGGTTGCTCCTGTTTCATTTAAATCAGAGTCAACTGTTTGCATTGGGCACATTAAAAGTTCGTGAACTGGTGCCTTTTACGGCCTTGACAAAAATTCCTAATTCTCATCCTAGTATCATGGGAGCAGCAGCTGTGCGTGGTGGCACCATTCCTATTATTGATATGGCAGCAGGTATTGGATTTAGACCGATAGATGAAAGTGAATTAAAAAATTGTTTTATCATTATTACTGATTGTCAGAGAATGGTGATTGGTTTTGTTGTACGTGCAATAGACAAAATTATTGAATGTAATTGGCGTGATATTGAACCGCCGGCGACTAATTTAGGCAAGAATGCCTTTTTAACGGGTGTGACACATTTTGAAGGCCGGTTAGTGCAATTGCTAGATGTTGAGCTATTGCTGTCAAAAATATTCCCACATGACCCATCTGTTAATCGTGCCATTTTAACCGATGTGCAGCGAGAAAAACTCAAACCATTACGTATTTTGATTGTTGATGACTCAAAAGTAGCCCGTAAGCAACTATCTGATGCGTTAGATTCGATTAACATTGGCTACCAGGTTACATCTAATGGCCAAGAAGCATTGACTATGATGGTTGAGGCGGCAAAAGAGCGCAATCCGGTGCAACTATTGGTAAGCGATATCGAAATGCCTGGTCTTGATGGATATGAATTATCGTTCGAGGTCAAAAATAACCCCGAAATTGCCAAAGCTTATATTATTTTACATACCTCGCTTTCAAGCGAAATTAGTTTAAGTCAAGCGAAGCAAGTTGGTGCCAATGAAGCGTTAACTAAGTTTGATGCCAAAGAATTGATCGAAGCCATGCTGCGCGGTGCAAAACACATTAGCGACGCAGCCAACTTGGTTAAATCTCCCAGTTAA
- a CDS encoding ABC transporter ATP-binding protein — MFKFFESLVQPLPPEEPTQPPKSLYAFCRHYTKGFGAPLIAMSVLTALLAMLEVSLFGFMGQLVDWLVTKNPQTLWQDEGDTLITMSVIVLVVIPFLVWLHASIVYQTLLGNYPMAIRWMAHRYLLKQSISFYQDDFAGRVATKVMQTALAVRETVMKLLDVLVYILVYFTSMLVMIASADLRLMLPMLIWLAAYVAIQWKLVPKLKAIATEQADARSTMTGRIVDSYTNIATVKLFSHTQQETDYAKDSMMIFLKTVYGQMRLVTVINVSVQIINYILAFTITAVSIWLWADDAITVGAIAIAVSLALRLNGMSQWIMWEISSLFENIGTVTDGMNTLSKSILIEDKVDAKPLNVSRGQIDFNQVSFHYGEKTGVIEGLDLHIKAGEKVGLVGRSGAGKSTLVNLLMRFHDIEKGEILIDQQGLKDVTQDSLRAHIGMVTQDTSLLHRSIRENVLYGDPNASEAQLVAAIQQAQATEFIAALTDPHGNVGLDAQVGERGVKLSGGQRQRIAIARVLLKNAPILLLDEATSALDSEVEAAIQESLYELMEGKTVIAIAHRLSTIAAMDRLIVLDKGKIVEQGSHQELIASGGIYSQLWAHQTGGFLGLD, encoded by the coding sequence ATGTTTAAATTTTTTGAATCACTCGTACAACCTTTGCCACCCGAAGAACCGACTCAACCACCCAAAAGCTTATATGCTTTTTGCCGTCATTATACCAAAGGGTTCGGCGCGCCATTGATTGCGATGTCGGTGCTAACCGCTCTTTTGGCGATGCTAGAAGTGTCCCTTTTTGGCTTTATGGGACAATTGGTTGATTGGTTGGTGACGAAAAATCCCCAGACATTATGGCAAGATGAAGGTGACACGTTAATCACCATGTCGGTTATCGTGTTAGTCGTTATTCCCTTTCTAGTTTGGCTACATGCATCAATTGTTTATCAAACCTTGTTAGGTAATTACCCTATGGCTATCCGGTGGATGGCACACCGTTATTTACTGAAACAAAGTATCTCGTTCTATCAAGATGATTTTGCAGGGCGCGTGGCCACCAAAGTCATGCAAACAGCCCTTGCAGTACGTGAAACCGTGATGAAACTACTCGATGTATTGGTATACATTTTAGTCTACTTCACCTCAATGTTAGTCATGATTGCCAGCGCAGACTTACGCCTAATGCTGCCGATGCTAATTTGGTTAGCGGCTTATGTGGCTATCCAATGGAAATTAGTACCAAAACTTAAAGCTATAGCAACAGAGCAAGCCGACGCACGTTCAACCATGACAGGGCGAATTGTTGACAGCTATACCAATATAGCCACCGTAAAACTGTTTTCTCATACCCAACAAGAAACCGATTACGCCAAAGACAGCATGATGATTTTTTTAAAAACCGTTTACGGCCAAATGCGTCTGGTCACCGTGATTAACGTATCAGTACAAATCATCAACTACATCTTAGCCTTCACTATTACTGCGGTATCTATTTGGTTATGGGCGGACGATGCCATCACAGTCGGCGCTATCGCTATTGCGGTTAGCTTAGCACTGCGACTCAATGGCATGTCACAATGGATAATGTGGGAAATCAGTTCATTATTTGAAAATATTGGCACAGTGACAGATGGAATGAATACTTTATCTAAGTCTATTTTGATTGAAGATAAAGTCGATGCCAAACCACTCAATGTTAGCCGAGGGCAAATTGACTTCAATCAGGTAAGCTTTCATTACGGTGAAAAAACTGGCGTGATTGAAGGGCTAGACTTGCACATTAAAGCCGGTGAAAAAGTCGGATTAGTAGGACGTTCAGGCGCAGGTAAATCTACCCTAGTGAATTTATTAATGCGTTTTCATGACATCGAAAAAGGTGAGATTTTAATTGATCAACAAGGATTAAAAGATGTCACCCAGGACTCATTACGCGCTCATATCGGCATGGTGACACAGGACACATCGCTATTGCACCGCTCCATTCGTGAAAACGTTCTTTATGGTGACCCTAATGCCAGCGAAGCACAATTAGTTGCAGCGATTCAACAGGCACAAGCTACCGAGTTTATTGCCGCATTAACAGACCCACATGGCAATGTCGGCCTGGATGCTCAAGTTGGTGAACGTGGTGTAAAACTGTCAGGCGGACAACGCCAACGTATCGCCATTGCCCGGGTATTGCTTAAAAACGCCCCTATTTTGCTGTTAGATGAAGCCACATCAGCACTCGACTCTGAAGTTGAAGCGGCGATTCAAGAATCATTATATGAATTAATGGAAGGTAAAACCGTTATCGCCATCGCCCATCGACTATCAACCATAGCCGCGATGGACAGGTTAATCGTATTAGACAAAGGCAAAATAGTTGAGCAAGGTAGCCACCAAGAACTTATCGCCAGTGGCGGTATTTATAGCCAGCTATGGGCACATCAAACAGGAGGGTTTTTAGGGCTAGATTAA
- a CDS encoding DNA-3-methyladenine glycosylase 2 family protein produces MAILPEHDCTILAEVCRQARLSRDARFDGQFYTGVFSTGIYCRSICPASPPHEKNVRYFDSPIKAANHGLRPCLRCRPDSAPHSYAWIGTQTTLQRAIKLIDNGAMAGESALSVEQLSDKLGISSRYLVKLFTQFLGTSPKKYALYQQVMFAKILLHQTALPITDVALASGFNSIRSFNDTFKQALQLTPTSLRKNLSKASIDKSDKTVQTVSTDMQSNHQNTYQRDVMNTRASITLKLSYRPPLNWQAIHDFYHLRQVANMEWLADDIYGRSFNLNGVKGILQLKHIETKSLFELAVSFVQPTDSRYLAAVVNAVRKMLDLDADMLTIEGQLKSIKAIDINAVTLKPGLRIPATFSVFEAACRAVLGQQVSVVQASKLLNTLVEHYGESVTLGQQTFRLFPTPEVIGSASLDELKMPGARKLALNGLGKFVHNNPQSSPLDWLDVKGIGPWTVAYAQMRGESQSNVFLSGDLVIKNRLKALCDKSATSIETAKQYQQLADQVAEQAAPWGSYLTFQLWSAE; encoded by the coding sequence GTGGCTATTCTTCCTGAACATGATTGTACGATTTTGGCCGAGGTGTGTCGGCAAGCTAGGCTTAGCCGTGACGCGCGATTTGATGGCCAATTTTATACGGGTGTTTTCAGTACTGGTATTTATTGTCGCTCTATTTGTCCCGCGTCACCGCCGCATGAGAAAAACGTTCGCTACTTTGACAGCCCAATTAAAGCGGCTAATCATGGCTTAAGGCCTTGTTTACGTTGTCGTCCAGACAGTGCGCCTCACTCCTATGCGTGGATAGGCACTCAAACCACATTACAGCGGGCGATAAAGCTAATCGACAATGGCGCAATGGCAGGGGAGTCGGCTCTAAGTGTTGAACAATTGTCTGACAAACTCGGCATTAGCAGCCGATATTTAGTGAAATTATTTACTCAATTTCTGGGCACATCACCAAAGAAATATGCTCTATATCAGCAAGTGATGTTTGCTAAAATATTATTACATCAAACGGCGTTGCCGATAACCGATGTAGCACTTGCTTCAGGGTTTAATAGTATCCGCAGTTTTAATGACACATTTAAGCAAGCGCTACAATTAACGCCAACATCACTAAGAAAGAATCTTAGTAAAGCCTCTATTGATAAAAGCGACAAAACAGTTCAAACAGTGTCGACGGATATGCAAAGCAACCATCAAAACACCTATCAACGCGATGTTATGAATACCCGCGCGAGCATCACCTTAAAACTTAGCTATCGTCCCCCCTTAAACTGGCAGGCAATACATGACTTTTATCATTTAAGGCAAGTTGCCAATATGGAATGGTTGGCTGACGATATTTATGGTCGAAGTTTTAATCTTAATGGCGTTAAAGGCATATTGCAGCTCAAACACATAGAGACTAAGTCACTGTTTGAACTTGCGGTAAGCTTTGTTCAACCAACAGATTCACGTTATTTAGCTGCTGTGGTTAATGCCGTCAGAAAAATGCTTGATTTAGATGCTGACATGTTAACCATTGAGGGCCAACTGAAAAGTATTAAGGCTATCGATATCAATGCAGTTACATTAAAGCCGGGTTTGAGAATACCGGCTACGTTTTCGGTGTTTGAAGCAGCCTGCCGGGCCGTGCTTGGTCAACAAGTTAGTGTGGTCCAAGCCTCTAAGTTGCTCAATACTCTGGTGGAGCATTATGGTGAGAGTGTAACGCTTGGTCAGCAAACGTTTAGGTTGTTTCCGACGCCTGAAGTCATTGGCAGTGCTAGTTTAGATGAGCTGAAAATGCCAGGGGCAAGAAAGTTGGCATTAAATGGCTTAGGTAAGTTTGTGCATAATAACCCGCAGTCTTCACCACTCGATTGGCTTGATGTTAAAGGTATTGGCCCCTGGACTGTCGCCTATGCGCAAATGCGCGGTGAGAGTCAGTCTAATGTATTTTTGAGCGGTGATTTAGTGATCAAAAATCGCTTAAAAGCATTATGTGACAAAAGCGCTACTAGCATAGAAACCGCAAAACAATATCAACAACTGGCAGATCAGGTTGCCGAGCAAGCCGCGCCATGGGGCAGTTACTTAACGTTTCAGTTATGGTCCGCCGAGTGA
- a CDS encoding dual specificity protein phosphatase family protein, translating into MKQVFWLIDGQLAGRSGPNKDAWDLAELKAAGFGAIASLNDGAMCDTQAMADLGIAHQVFSLPDNIPPIEDDVEVCAEIMPKVLAFIRQAESENKAVLLHCRSGINRTELMMAYYLMENGAAPVHAVSQVRNASGLAFDAEGWDQFVYDVLYRLQGSSN; encoded by the coding sequence ATGAAACAAGTTTTTTGGTTAATAGATGGGCAACTTGCAGGACGCAGTGGTCCCAATAAAGATGCATGGGATTTAGCAGAACTTAAAGCCGCCGGATTCGGCGCGATAGCGTCACTGAATGATGGCGCTATGTGTGATACACAAGCTATGGCCGATTTAGGGATAGCACATCAAGTGTTTAGCTTACCTGATAACATTCCACCCATTGAAGATGATGTTGAGGTTTGTGCGGAAATTATGCCTAAGGTATTAGCATTTATTCGCCAGGCCGAGTCGGAAAATAAAGCCGTATTACTACATTGTCGCTCGGGGATTAATCGTACCGAACTTATGATGGCGTATTATTTAATGGAAAATGGCGCAGCTCCAGTGCATGCCGTTAGCCAGGTACGTAATGCCAGTGGTTTAGCGTTTGACGCTGAAGGCTGGGACCAGTTTGTTTACGACGTGTTATACAGACTACAAGGTTCATCTAACTAA
- a CDS encoding protein disulfide oxidoreductase, giving the protein MDNRILLRQRIRTGSFWVKQLRDISIILVILFFITSYLQRDMINGQAPNLSAVTVSQQSFDLTTLASTSTKPTLIYFWGSWCSVCKITSPMVNSVASSNDYQVISIAVASGSDDDITQYMQLNQLSFEVINEAQLPQVINQPSLSQQWGANAFPSIYIIDKNQHIRFVTSGVTTTWGLKLRLWLTTFL; this is encoded by the coding sequence ATGGACAATAGAATTTTGCTTCGCCAACGTATTCGCACCGGCTCATTCTGGGTAAAACAACTGCGCGATATAAGTATCATCTTAGTGATACTTTTTTTTATAACCAGTTATTTACAGCGCGACATGATCAATGGCCAAGCACCTAATTTATCTGCGGTAACAGTTAGCCAACAGTCTTTTGACTTAACGACCTTAGCATCAACATCAACCAAACCGACACTCATTTACTTTTGGGGCTCCTGGTGTTCAGTCTGTAAAATAACCTCGCCAATGGTTAACTCAGTTGCTTCTTCAAATGATTACCAAGTCATATCGATTGCCGTCGCCTCAGGTTCTGATGATGATATCACCCAATATATGCAACTTAATCAGCTCAGTTTTGAAGTCATTAACGAGGCACAATTACCACAGGTGATAAACCAGCCAAGTTTATCGCAACAATGGGGCGCAAATGCTTTTCCTTCTATCTATATTATTGATAAAAATCAGCATATCCGCTTCGTTACCTCTGGTGTAACCACCACTTGGGGCTTAAAATTACGTTTATGGCTGACGACTTTTTTATAA